From a single Brassica oleracea var. oleracea cultivar TO1000 chromosome C5, BOL, whole genome shotgun sequence genomic region:
- the LOC106295575 gene encoding glyceraldehyde-3-phosphate dehydrogenase, cytosolic, translating into MADKKIKIGINGFGRIGRLVARVILQRSDVELVAVNDPFITTEYMTYMFKYDSVHGQWKHNELKVKDEKTLLFGEKPVTVFGIRNPEDIPWGEAGADFVVESTGVFTDKDKAAAHLKGGAKKVVISAPSKDAPMFVVGVNEHEYKSDLNIVSNASCTTNCLAPLAKVINDRFGIVEGLMTTVHSITATQKTVDGPSMKDWRGGRAASFNIIPSSTGAAKAVGKVLPQLNGKLTGMSFRVPTVDVSVVDLTVRLEKAATYDEIKKAIKEESEGKLKGILGYTEDDVVSTDFVGDNRSSIFDAKAGIALSDNFVKLVSWYDNEWGYSTRVVDLIIHMSKAA; encoded by the exons ATGG CTGACAAGAAGATTAAGATCGGAATCAACG GTTTCGGAAGAATCGGTCGTTTGGTGGCTAGAGTTATCCTTCAGAGGAGCGATGTTGAGCTCGTCGCTGTTAACGATCCCTTCATCACCACCGAGTACATG ACATACATGTTTAAGTATGACAGTGTTCACGGTCAGTGGAAGCACAATGAGCTCAAGGTTAAGGATGAGAAGACCCTTCTCTTCGGTGAGAAGCCAGTCACTGTTTTCGGCATCAG GAACCCTGAGGATATCCCATGGGGTGAGGCCGGAGCTGACTTTGTTGTTGAGTCTACTGGTGTCTTCACTGACAAGGACAAGGCTGCTGCTCACTTGAAG GGTGGTGCGAAGAAAGTTGTCATCTCTGCACCAAGCAAAGATGCTCCCATGTTCGTTGTTGGTGTCAATGAGCATGAGTACAAGTCTGATCTCAACATTGTTTCCAACGCTAGTTGCACCACTAACTGCCTTGCTCCACTTGCCAAG GTTATCAACGACAGGTTTGGAATTGTCGAGGGACTTATGACCACCGTCCACTCTATCACTG CTACGCAGAAGACAGTTGATGGTCCATCAATGAAGGACTGGAGAGGTGGAAGAGCCGCTTCCTTCAACATCATTCCCAGCAGCACCGGAGCTGCCAAGGCTGTCGGAAAGGTGCTTCCACAGCTCAATGGAAAATTGACCGGGATGTCCTTCCGTGTTCCCACCGTTGATGTTTCAGTTGTTGACCTCACGGTTAGACTCGAGAAAGCTGCAACCTACGATGAAATCAAGAAGGCTATCAA GGAGGAATCTGAGGGCAAGCTAAAGGGAATCCTTGGTTACACCGAGGATGATGTTGTCTCAACCGACTTCGTTGGTGACAACAGGTCGAGCATTTTTGACGCAAAGGCTGGAATCGCGTTGAGTGACAACTTCGTGAAGCTGGTGTCGTGGTATGACAACGAATGGGGTTACAGTACCCGTGTGGTCGACTTGATCATTCACATGTCCAAGGCCGCCTAA